One Thalassotalea hakodatensis DNA segment encodes these proteins:
- a CDS encoding FKBP-type peptidyl-prolyl cis-trans isomerase: MKIAPNKVVMLHYAVSDSEDTLIDSSYDHQPLAVIHGTGYLIPGLEEALTDHQAGDKFEVEVTAENAYGERHDGFVQTVPKSLFQGIEDLDVGSQLRATTDEGEQTVIVVDVQDEEITVDGNHPLAGIDLKFDVEIIEVRDATAEELEHGHVHAEGSCDHEH, from the coding sequence ATGAAAATAGCCCCTAACAAAGTCGTCATGTTACATTACGCCGTTTCTGACAGCGAAGATACGCTTATTGACAGCTCTTACGATCACCAACCTTTAGCGGTTATCCACGGCACAGGTTATTTGATCCCAGGCCTGGAAGAAGCACTGACAGATCATCAAGCCGGTGATAAATTTGAAGTAGAGGTTACAGCAGAAAATGCCTACGGCGAACGTCACGATGGCTTTGTACAAACGGTGCCTAAATCGCTTTTCCAAGGAATTGAAGATTTAGATGTTGGTAGCCAATTGCGTGCCACTACAGACGAAGGCGAACAAACAGTTATTGTTGTTGATGTACAAGATGAAGAAATTACTGTGGATGGTAATCACCCACTTGCAGGTATTGATTTAAAATTTGATGTTGAAATTATCGAAGTACGAGATGCTACAGCTGAAGAACTTGAACATGGTCATGTTCATGCAGAAGGCAGTTGTGATCATGAGCATTAA
- a CDS encoding DUF4177 domain-containing protein, producing the protein MAATWQYKTLRFDKKQFISGRLDLSLLDDKLNAYGEMGWELVSLDTNSSVFGTDIAAVAVFKRLTT; encoded by the coding sequence ATGGCAGCAACATGGCAATATAAAACGTTGAGATTCGATAAGAAACAATTTATTTCTGGCAGATTAGATTTGTCATTGCTTGACGATAAGTTAAATGCTTACGGTGAAATGGGTTGGGAACTGGTTAGCCTTGATACGAATTCATCAGTATTTGGCACTGATATCGCCGCAGTTGCTGTTTTTAAACGATTAACTACATAA
- a CDS encoding RidA family protein, with protein sequence MIERMETGARMSRIVKHNGTIYLCGQVCKDASDNIAGQTTTMLEKVEALLAQAGSSKEHMLSATIYLKTMDDFAAMNEVWDAWVPAGHAPARACVQAPMARDVLLVEISVIAAECN encoded by the coding sequence ATGATTGAAAGAATGGAAACGGGCGCCCGTATGAGCCGGATAGTTAAGCATAACGGTACTATTTATCTGTGCGGCCAAGTATGTAAAGATGCAAGTGATAATATTGCCGGTCAAACAACGACGATGCTGGAAAAAGTAGAAGCGTTATTAGCACAAGCTGGCAGCTCAAAAGAGCATATGCTTTCGGCAACAATATATTTAAAAACGATGGACGATTTTGCTGCAATGAATGAGGTTTGGGATGCTTGGGTACCAGCAGGTCATGCGCCCGCTAGAGCATGTGTGCAAGCACCAATGGCACGAGATGTTTTATTAGTTGAAATATCGGTGATTGCAGCGGAATGTAATTAA
- a CDS encoding GNAT family N-acetyltransferase, translating into MITLRSFRQNDSDLLVNYLNNSHVTQYITSAIPQPYTEQDAQWWISHSQQSNLIKAIEYQGEFVGCISAQRGDFEYYRSAELGYWVAQKFWGKGIATTTVQDFNQWLFTTTDIQRLQVSVVSLNKASSRVLAKNNFTCEGMRKHVSYKKGQFFDEELWSLLKSGKER; encoded by the coding sequence ATGATCACCTTACGATCTTTTAGACAAAATGATAGTGACTTATTGGTTAACTATTTAAATAATTCACATGTTACACAATATATTACCAGTGCAATTCCACAACCCTATACTGAGCAAGATGCACAGTGGTGGATTTCCCACAGTCAACAGTCAAATCTTATTAAAGCTATTGAATATCAAGGTGAGTTTGTCGGTTGTATTTCAGCACAACGGGGAGACTTTGAATATTACCGCAGTGCAGAGTTAGGTTACTGGGTTGCTCAAAAATTCTGGGGAAAGGGCATTGCAACAACTACCGTTCAAGATTTTAACCAATGGCTATTTACGACAACCGATATTCAACGACTACAGGTTTCTGTGGTGTCATTGAACAAAGCATCTAGTCGAGTGTTAGCTAAGAATAACTTTACTTGTGAAGGAATGCGTAAACATGTTTCTTACAAAAAGGGTCAGTTCTTTGATGAAGAGTTATGGTCATTATTAAAAAGTGGCAAAGAACGTTAA
- a CDS encoding SIMPL domain-containing protein — protein MLQKNSNGAFILGVFICIGLITLGYFLSSAAITYKQYERSVKVKGLAERELSADVVIWPIQFAVANNNLEHLYRDIEQNAEKIKTFITKRGINANEMSLSAPAITDKSAQQYGNNSVATFRYTAIQTVTVYSTNIESVRQLQSALSELGKQGIVFTGGNYQSRTEYLFTRLNDIKPDMIEEATRNAREVAEKFALDSNSQLGKIKRASQGQFSISSRDTNNPHIKRIRVVSTLEYYLSD, from the coding sequence ATTTTGCAAAAAAATAGTAACGGTGCATTTATACTTGGCGTTTTTATTTGTATAGGATTAATTACTTTAGGTTACTTTCTTTCATCTGCTGCAATTACGTATAAACAATATGAACGCAGCGTAAAGGTAAAAGGTTTAGCAGAACGTGAGTTGAGTGCAGATGTTGTTATTTGGCCAATTCAATTTGCCGTTGCTAATAATAACCTTGAACATTTATATCGTGACATAGAGCAAAATGCCGAAAAAATAAAAACGTTCATAACTAAACGTGGTATCAATGCCAATGAAATGAGTTTATCAGCACCTGCTATTACAGATAAATCAGCACAACAATATGGAAATAATTCTGTGGCGACTTTTCGCTATACTGCGATACAAACGGTGACGGTTTACTCAACTAATATAGAATCAGTACGGCAATTACAAAGCGCCTTGTCAGAGCTCGGTAAACAAGGAATTGTGTTCACGGGGGGGAATTACCAATCTCGTACAGAATACTTATTTACGCGTTTAAATGACATAAAGCCAGACATGATTGAAGAAGCAACTAGAAATGCACGGGAAGTGGCAGAAAAGTTCGCGTTAGACTCTAACAGTCAATTAGGAAAAATTAAACGCGCTTCACAAGGGCAGTTTAGTATTAGCAGTAGAGATACAAACAACCCTCATATTAAAAGAATACGCGTTGTATCTACTCTTGAATATTACTTATCGGACTAA
- a CDS encoding OsmC family protein, producing MAKYRAVVSWQKQADEAYIDNKYSRGHTWSFEGGVSVPASSSPHIVPLPYSVAENVDPEEAFVASLSSCHMLFFLAMAAKKRYVVASYQDNAYGEMAESAGKMMMTRVTLVPDVVFTGARMPSSEVIEKLHHLAHEQCFIANSVKTEIVVEIPR from the coding sequence ATGGCGAAATATCGCGCTGTGGTGAGTTGGCAAAAACAGGCAGATGAAGCTTATATCGATAATAAATATAGTCGTGGCCATACTTGGTCATTTGAAGGAGGGGTGAGTGTACCTGCTTCTTCCTCGCCACATATTGTGCCGCTTCCGTATTCTGTCGCTGAGAATGTTGATCCAGAGGAAGCTTTCGTTGCGTCATTATCGAGCTGCCATATGCTATTTTTTCTCGCGATGGCAGCGAAAAAACGCTATGTGGTTGCTAGTTATCAAGATAATGCATATGGTGAAATGGCAGAAAGTGCCGGTAAAATGATGATGACTCGAGTTACGTTAGTACCTGATGTTGTTTTTACTGGTGCACGCATGCCTTCATCTGAGGTTATCGAAAAGTTACATCACCTGGCTCATGAACAGTGTTTTATCGCAAACTCCGTGAAAACTGAAATAGTTGTTGAAATTCCTCGTTAA
- a CDS encoding tetratricopeptide repeat protein, whose amino-acid sequence MRLHPILVQLFILSFLLTSTVFAQQAETIDKKVNELEQPLYSPFIERYMLDELKSLRQEQQALKAEMIDKVANAKLESSDRALRYTADTTNNIFYIITAAASILVLLGWKSINDIKVHMESSTTKRIEKLTLEYEKRLNALEDTIKERSNQIVTAQKELSDSNLVHSLWMRAGLEKSDQEKMNIYDQILELSPHDVEALTYKADILLDMNDDSWAISLVNQALEIDSEYAFAYWQRACAKAKLEQKNEAIEDIKQAIDLSPPLREELMGEMYFESLKDDEAFIALAEL is encoded by the coding sequence ATGCGCTTACACCCTATTTTAGTTCAGTTATTCATCTTGAGCTTTCTACTGACTAGCACAGTGTTCGCTCAACAAGCTGAGACCATTGATAAAAAAGTCAATGAGCTAGAACAACCCCTTTATAGCCCGTTTATTGAGCGGTACATGCTTGATGAACTCAAATCATTGCGCCAAGAACAACAAGCATTAAAAGCTGAAATGATCGATAAAGTTGCCAATGCAAAGCTAGAGTCATCTGATCGAGCACTGCGTTATACCGCTGATACTACAAACAACATTTTTTATATCATTACTGCGGCCGCATCTATCTTAGTGTTATTAGGGTGGAAGTCGATTAACGATATCAAAGTACACATGGAATCAAGTACAACGAAAAGAATAGAAAAGTTGACTTTAGAATATGAGAAACGTCTCAACGCTTTGGAAGATACGATTAAAGAACGTTCTAATCAAATTGTTACTGCACAAAAAGAGTTATCAGATAGTAACTTAGTGCATTCACTTTGGATGCGAGCGGGTTTAGAGAAAAGTGATCAAGAGAAGATGAATATTTATGATCAAATACTTGAGCTAAGCCCCCACGACGTAGAAGCATTAACCTACAAAGCTGACATATTACTTGATATGAACGATGATTCTTGGGCTATATCGTTGGTGAATCAAGCGTTAGAGATTGACAGTGAATATGCCTTTGCCTATTGGCAGCGAGCCTGTGCAAAAGCGAAACTAGAACAAAAAAATGAAGCAATAGAAGACATTAAACAAGCCATTGATTTATCTCCACCTTTAAGAGAAGAATTAATGGGGGAAATGTACTTTGAAAGTTTAAAAGATGACGAAGCGTTTATCGCTTTAGCAGAGCTATAG
- a CDS encoding glutathione S-transferase family protein, whose product MKVYGDSQSGNCYKVKLLLSLLAIEHQWVHVDILSGESHTTAFLNKNPTGKIPLLALDDGRFIAESNAIINFLAAGSELLSSDPYQYAKIQQWQFFEQYSHEPYIAVARFIAKYLGLPADRKAEYLAKQEGGHKALAVMEQQLLQSSFITGDKITTADIALYGYTHVADEGGFDLYRYPAIIQWLKRIQSLPNYIAM is encoded by the coding sequence GTGAAAGTATACGGAGACAGTCAATCAGGTAATTGCTATAAAGTGAAGTTGCTGTTATCACTGCTTGCGATTGAGCATCAATGGGTTCATGTTGATATTCTTAGCGGCGAATCTCACACCACCGCTTTTCTCAATAAAAACCCTACGGGTAAAATACCACTATTAGCGCTCGACGATGGGCGCTTTATTGCTGAATCAAATGCAATCATCAATTTTCTAGCGGCGGGAAGTGAACTACTTTCATCAGATCCTTATCAATATGCGAAAATCCAACAATGGCAGTTCTTTGAACAATACAGTCATGAGCCTTATATTGCAGTGGCAAGGTTTATTGCAAAATACCTAGGTTTACCAGCAGACCGTAAAGCAGAGTATCTTGCTAAACAAGAAGGTGGACATAAAGCGCTTGCCGTAATGGAACAACAATTATTGCAAAGCTCATTTATAACGGGGGATAAAATCACCACTGCTGACATCGCACTATATGGCTATACGCACGTTGCTGATGAAGGAGGATTTGATCTCTACAGATATCCCGCTATCATACAGTGGCTTAAACGAATTCAGTCTTTACCTAATTATATTGCGATGTAA
- a CDS encoding serine hydrolase, whose product MKKLTFVRLVVLFSFLPLSIINAQPVKTSALLNESSSQPTAVDSLKKKAVRINALMSDYHALRELNGSVLVAKNGKIIFEKGFGKANFEWGIKNDPNTKFRIGSLTKQFTATLIMQLVEKGSVDLHAPISQYLTYYRKDIADKVTIHQLLNHTSGIPSYTSKENFRNKVSRNSYQVESFIQQHCSDDLAFEPGSKFQYSNSGYFILGAIIEVVTGETFAESLDKHILLPLKMHDTGYDNGQEILTNKAQGYEKLLEGYQHADYLDMSIPYAAGSMYSTTRDLLKWDNALHEGTVVSTPLQKKMYEDTSDRNYGYGWMIEHLPAEKFGKAKSIVKHGGGINGFNAFITRVIEDKYLVIILNNAGGAPMTAMTEGILNILYNKPVAPAQQHPMYALFQQYKKGGIKALEQQQELRKQQGESISERHLNSLGYLLISSKRLGDAINIFTFNTRIHPTSANAYDSLAEAYYLNEQHDKAIEFYQTSLSFDASNDNAKQMIEKISVL is encoded by the coding sequence ATGAAAAAATTAACGTTTGTGCGCTTAGTCGTACTGTTTTCTTTTCTACCATTAAGTATTATCAACGCTCAACCGGTTAAAACATCTGCGTTGTTAAATGAAAGCTCTTCTCAGCCAACAGCCGTTGATTCTTTAAAGAAAAAAGCGGTGAGAATAAACGCTTTAATGAGTGATTATCATGCATTGCGTGAACTAAATGGCAGTGTGCTAGTCGCCAAAAATGGCAAGATTATTTTTGAAAAAGGTTTTGGTAAAGCAAATTTTGAATGGGGGATAAAAAACGATCCCAACACAAAATTTCGTATTGGCTCTTTAACAAAGCAGTTTACTGCAACACTGATTATGCAGTTAGTTGAAAAAGGTTCCGTTGATTTACACGCGCCTATCAGCCAATACTTAACGTATTACCGAAAAGATATTGCTGACAAAGTTACGATACATCAATTACTTAATCATACTTCTGGTATTCCAAGCTATACCAGTAAAGAGAACTTTAGAAATAAAGTCAGTAGAAACTCTTATCAGGTTGAAAGTTTTATTCAGCAGCATTGCAGTGATGATTTAGCATTCGAACCAGGCAGTAAGTTTCAATATAGTAATTCAGGCTACTTTATTTTAGGCGCCATCATAGAAGTCGTAACAGGAGAGACTTTTGCAGAGTCGTTAGATAAGCACATTTTACTGCCATTAAAAATGCATGATACTGGCTACGATAATGGACAAGAAATTTTAACCAATAAAGCGCAAGGTTATGAAAAGCTATTAGAAGGTTATCAGCATGCCGATTATCTTGATATGTCGATCCCTTATGCTGCCGGTTCAATGTATTCAACAACGCGTGATTTATTAAAGTGGGATAATGCCCTTCATGAGGGGACGGTAGTAAGTACACCGTTACAAAAGAAGATGTATGAAGATACAAGTGATCGGAATTATGGCTATGGTTGGATGATTGAGCACCTGCCAGCAGAAAAATTCGGCAAAGCAAAGTCTATTGTAAAACACGGCGGTGGTATTAATGGGTTTAATGCTTTTATTACGCGGGTGATTGAAGATAAATATTTAGTGATCATATTAAATAATGCCGGTGGCGCCCCGATGACAGCAATGACGGAAGGTATCCTAAATATTCTCTACAATAAACCGGTTGCACCTGCACAGCAACACCCAATGTATGCACTTTTTCAACAATATAAAAAAGGTGGTATTAAGGCGCTAGAACAGCAGCAAGAGTTACGTAAGCAGCAGGGTGAAAGCATCAGTGAACGTCATCTGAATTCATTAGGTTACTTATTAATTAGCTCGAAACGATTAGGTGACGCTATTAACATATTTACCTTTAATACCCGTATACACCCAACATCTGCAAACGCCTATGACAGCCTTGCTGAGGCGTACTACCTTAATGAACAACACGACAAAGCTATTGAATTTTATCAAACCTCACTGTCATTTGATGCAAGTAATGACAATGCTAAACAGATGATCGAAAAAATATCAGTTTTGTAA
- a CDS encoding prepilin-type N-terminal cleavage/methylation domain-containing protein — translation MINKNNKGFTLIELVVVIVILGVLAATAAPKFVDLSKDADEAVFTSMAASFKSGVNQVHIAWLIRGNNQAVQDFITISDPLAGGDLSVNSAGYPADTRGVSLTLNSENDCLDVWRAVLDSQDALVAGNDSSDFEATYNGGNSCTYIYTKMPNFTVNYNSNTGDIVINN, via the coding sequence GTGATTAATAAAAATAATAAAGGCTTTACTTTAATAGAGTTAGTGGTGGTAATCGTTATTTTAGGTGTGTTAGCAGCGACTGCTGCACCAAAATTTGTTGATTTGTCAAAAGATGCTGATGAAGCAGTTTTTACCAGTATGGCTGCTTCTTTCAAAAGTGGTGTGAACCAAGTACATATAGCTTGGTTGATCCGTGGTAATAACCAAGCAGTGCAAGATTTTATCACTATTTCTGATCCATTAGCTGGTGGCGACTTAAGTGTCAACAGTGCCGGTTACCCCGCTGATACGCGGGGCGTAAGTTTAACATTAAACAGTGAAAATGATTGTTTGGATGTGTGGAGAGCAGTATTAGATTCTCAAGATGCACTAGTTGCAGGAAACGACTCTAGTGATTTTGAAGCAACGTATAATGGTGGTAATTCCTGTACGTATATTTACACTAAAATGCCCAATTTTACCGTAAATTACAATTCAAATACCGGTGATATTGTGATTAATAATTAG
- a CDS encoding TonB-dependent receptor gives MDKKLPINLFTVGICLQLPLLSIAEELSQQVTNDAIEKIEVKGRRNQPNTQLSAETEKLLAIAGIAHDPLNSVYSLPGVVYAGGDDGGEPAVRGSSPDDNAFYIDDLPAGYIFHLFGDSIFNENVVRDFKLHPAAFNSQYGNATGGVFDVQLRDPKQQDIETIVDLSFLKTGVMVEGGVTEDQAFYFSYRRSLMHLFLPEGDEEDGYTIFKAPVSDDYQGKYQWLVGSDHKVTFTVNGASDVGGINISAASEQGRVDPDSIGDLKLKTRFDSQGISWQYFGDGGKIMQLVFGHNQEKIEEFYGEGQFIDIDKEQYDLRFQYQLEWFKNHTLILGSDLQHKVFNYRFDAIPYYCTDHDQDCESKKGERIQDEDKLTNNTTAFYVNDKWYINHAWQLEVGLRAERNDYTEQSFLHHRLALNWFASDAITIGLKQGSYSRFPDIETVLKKIGNPALDSPKAQHYALSVEYQVNDLWQSSIELYYKDLKDLPRSLDEDDANVELHYSNDMSGSAKGIEWVLKRELADDWYGWASISWSKSDRTDDFTNRTTEYYLDTPLLANVVANYQYNERWDFGVRLTVRSGQKYTPIIGLRENPDYPTHFLPTYGDLNSETLPTYHRLDLQANYKTRYWGHEAQWTFALLNATNSDNFSGYYYAPDGNETLTDYNIEGEEGMGMFPSIGLKMTF, from the coding sequence ATGGACAAAAAATTACCTATTAACCTTTTCACCGTAGGTATTTGCTTGCAATTACCCTTGTTATCCATTGCTGAGGAACTAAGTCAGCAAGTCACTAATGACGCTATCGAAAAAATAGAAGTTAAAGGCAGGAGAAATCAACCTAATACACAACTCAGTGCGGAGACTGAAAAACTATTAGCGATAGCAGGAATAGCGCATGACCCGCTTAATTCAGTGTATAGCTTACCAGGGGTTGTCTATGCGGGCGGTGACGACGGTGGTGAGCCTGCCGTAAGAGGGTCTTCGCCCGATGATAATGCATTTTATATTGATGACTTACCTGCGGGGTATATTTTTCATTTATTTGGCGATAGCATTTTTAATGAAAATGTCGTTCGCGACTTTAAACTGCACCCCGCAGCATTTAATAGCCAATACGGTAATGCGACGGGTGGTGTTTTTGATGTGCAATTACGTGATCCTAAACAGCAAGATATTGAAACGATTGTTGATCTAAGTTTTTTAAAAACAGGGGTCATGGTTGAAGGTGGCGTAACGGAAGATCAAGCCTTTTATTTTTCTTATCGCCGCAGTTTAATGCATTTATTCTTACCCGAGGGTGACGAAGAAGATGGCTATACTATCTTTAAAGCACCAGTCAGTGACGATTATCAAGGTAAATATCAATGGTTAGTTGGCAGTGACCACAAGGTGACTTTTACTGTCAATGGTGCCAGTGACGTTGGTGGTATTAATATTTCTGCTGCATCTGAACAAGGTCGGGTTGATCCAGATTCTATTGGTGATTTAAAGCTGAAAACGCGTTTTGATAGCCAAGGCATCTCTTGGCAGTACTTTGGTGATGGCGGTAAAATTATGCAATTAGTTTTTGGTCATAATCAGGAAAAAATTGAAGAATTTTATGGCGAAGGCCAGTTTATTGATATTGATAAAGAACAGTATGATTTAAGGTTTCAGTATCAACTTGAATGGTTTAAAAATCATACGTTAATACTTGGCAGTGATCTACAACACAAGGTGTTTAATTATCGTTTTGATGCGATCCCCTATTACTGCACTGATCATGATCAAGACTGTGAGAGTAAAAAAGGTGAGAGAATTCAAGATGAAGATAAACTAACTAATAATACTACCGCGTTTTACGTTAATGATAAGTGGTATATCAATCATGCTTGGCAATTGGAGGTAGGGCTCAGAGCTGAACGGAATGATTACACAGAGCAATCATTTTTACATCATCGCTTAGCGCTTAACTGGTTTGCGTCCGATGCAATAACGATTGGGTTAAAGCAAGGTTCGTATAGTCGTTTTCCTGATATTGAAACAGTATTAAAAAAGATAGGTAATCCTGCTTTAGACTCACCTAAAGCTCAACATTATGCCCTCAGCGTTGAATATCAAGTGAATGATCTTTGGCAAAGCTCGATCGAACTCTATTATAAGGATCTTAAAGACTTACCCAGATCTCTCGATGAAGATGATGCCAATGTTGAGCTACACTATAGCAATGACATGTCGGGTAGTGCTAAGGGGATTGAATGGGTACTAAAAAGAGAGTTAGCCGATGATTGGTATGGTTGGGCTTCAATCAGTTGGTCTAAAAGTGATAGAACGGATGACTTTACCAATCGCACAACCGAATATTATTTAGACACCCCTTTGCTAGCTAACGTTGTCGCCAACTATCAATACAATGAGCGTTGGGATTTTGGTGTCAGGTTAACGGTTCGTAGTGGCCAAAAATATACGCCAATTATTGGGCTTAGAGAAAACCCAGACTATCCCACACATTTTTTACCTACTTACGGTGATTTAAACAGTGAAACACTACCGACTTATCATCGCTTAGATTTACAAGCGAATTATAAAACACGTTATTGGGGACACGAAGCACAATGGACATTTGCACTGCTTAATGCGACAAATAGTGATAACTTCTCTGGTTACTATTATGCGCCCGATGGCAACGAAACACTAACGGATTACAACATTGAAGGTGAAGAAGGTATGGGGATGTTTCCTTCTATAGGTCTGAAAATGACGTTCTAG
- a CDS encoding arsinothricin resistance N-acetyltransferase ArsN1 family B: MIIQALPKHADAIASIYNHYIKHTMVTFETEPVSAEDMICRMRDCAKAELPWFVAIENEQVIGYAYASKWKGRCAYQYSVEATVYLSPSVVSKGWGTKLYQSLLSQLAGKNLHAVICGIALPNKASVALHEKLGMEKVAHFKQVGRKFDQWIDVGYWQRLLNHEDEMH; encoded by the coding sequence ATGATTATTCAAGCGCTTCCTAAGCATGCAGATGCAATAGCATCTATTTATAATCATTATATAAAACATACTATGGTTACCTTTGAAACTGAGCCGGTAAGTGCTGAGGATATGATTTGCCGCATGCGAGATTGCGCTAAAGCGGAGCTTCCTTGGTTCGTTGCTATTGAGAATGAGCAAGTGATTGGGTATGCGTACGCGAGCAAATGGAAGGGGCGTTGTGCATACCAGTACTCAGTGGAAGCAACTGTCTATCTATCTCCTTCTGTTGTTAGTAAAGGATGGGGAACAAAATTATATCAAAGTTTATTGTCGCAATTAGCGGGTAAAAATTTGCATGCAGTTATCTGCGGTATTGCATTACCTAATAAAGCGAGTGTTGCTTTGCATGAAAAATTAGGGATGGAAAAAGTAGCGCATTTTAAACAGGTTGGCCGTAAGTTTGATCAATGGATAGACGTAGGTTATTGGCAACGACTACTAAATCATGAAGATGAGATGCATTAA
- a CDS encoding energy transducer TonB — protein MKNLILCLSLTLFSLSVFAFSDYPEGCENFTLEVEPMWIPQMPKYPEKALKSGVEGCVLLTFAVTTYGSVKDVSVVHEFPKGKGFAEQAKKAMSRTKYKPLVKNGEPQVQENVQYQFSFRDGVVHKSE, from the coding sequence ATGAAAAATCTAATACTTTGCTTATCATTAACACTATTTAGCTTATCTGTTTTTGCGTTTTCTGATTATCCAGAGGGGTGCGAAAATTTCACGTTAGAAGTGGAACCAATGTGGATACCTCAAATGCCCAAATACCCAGAAAAGGCATTGAAATCAGGTGTTGAAGGTTGTGTATTATTAACATTTGCTGTTACTACTTATGGCAGTGTAAAGGATGTATCAGTTGTTCATGAATTCCCTAAAGGAAAAGGTTTTGCCGAACAGGCTAAAAAAGCAATGTCACGTACCAAATATAAGCCTTTAGTTAAAAATGGCGAACCGCAAGTACAAGAAAATGTACAATATCAGTTCTCATTTCGTGATGGCGTTGTTCATAAATCCGAGTAA